The Primulina huaijiensis isolate GDHJ02 chromosome 6, ASM1229523v2, whole genome shotgun sequence genomic sequence ATTCTTAAACAACGTCAGTGTCGATGCACCTCAATCTTTGTTTCCTTTTATGATCGGGTATCGTGTGACACTAGCTGGATCAACGAAGCAATGTGTGTTGTTTCCAGAACGGTGATAGTACAAGATCGTAGTTAGTATGTGTGACACCAACTAAATCTTCCGGAGTAGTGTGTGCATACTGTGGCGACTGTATGAGCATGATATTCCAGAGTTTGATCCATGTTTACCACAACACTCATGTTTCGTGCATTGCATAAAGACCTATATACTCATACATTACGTATCGAGCATTCGTTGCTCATGTCTCTGTTTTTATCATGGACATTCCATTCGACATGGCAGTTTGCAAATTGTTCTATAGTTAGTTCAGAGTTCAGTTGGTGACCAGAACCTCTGAGCAGAGGTTACCGTTGGTTTAGTTTAATTGTATTTATGCTTTCTGCTTTATTCAGTTGGgtcatataattttattattcagCTATTCAATTAGTTTATGTTgtatttcttattattattatgaacacTTTTGTTGTACCCTCGGGTTTGAATCAATGGCTAGATTATGGGAGAGTACAAATACTTTGGTTTTAGGTAAGactaggtctcttgtgagacggtctcacgaatttaatctgtgagacgggtcaaccttaccaatattcacaataaaaagtaatactcttagcataaaaagtaatattttttcatggatgacccaaataagagatccgtctcagaAAATACGaccacaaatttttgtctttagGTAATGATCCAAACGAAAAAGACGAACACATAGAATTCGTTGAAGAGAATGACGTAGAAGAAGATGATTTGAGATGTCAATACGTATGACTTGAAgatgtaattaattattttatatataaaaaaatagaaacacGGCCTTGGACTCGGGGCCTCAATTTCCTACATTATTTTCCAAAATTCCCTATTTTCGAGCCCACCAATTAATTCACACCTAAAAGCATAGATcaatttatgagaattttatttatctatttcgACCAAGTCCTAAACCCATTAGAATCACAAAATCATTGACGTTCCATGATTACCTAAATATCCTCTACTCTATCTCCACACCAATTTCTTGCACCTTGTTTTCTCTACACGATACGGCCTCTACTTCTTCACATTAAATTCTACAATAAATTACCAAAAACTAATTCGCATGCAATtaaattgattatataaattaagAGAAAACGAACATAAGTTTTGGTCGATTCTATCATTAATTTGATAATTGTTGTAATAATATCCATATGTATTCAAATCTTCACTATTGAAAATTCAATTCATATTTTACCATATGATTTAGAGCTGTAAAAATGAGCTGAACTCGTCGACTTAGCTCGCTTATCTGATAAGCGGATTGAGTTGATAATATTTATCCCGCTTAAATGGCAGGTCGATCCTTCCCTCCCGCCCCCACCAAATAGTGTGTTGTGACGGGTTGCAGACCAACCCACCTTAACTTTCCTAATATAACTAAAGAATGGTTAGACCCATCATGTATATTCAAATATGTGAGTTGAGTTGACAAAACTCTATTATGATTAGTTAAATAGAAAACAAACTTCATAACTCAACCCTTATTAAGTAAACAATCTCATACAAATTGTAATGATTTAATTCAATGgtagtaaaataaataatattttttggaatTTACTTGAAGTTGATAGAATAAATATCATACTAGGCAAAAacgacggtctcacggattgtattttgtgagacggatctcttatttgtgtcatcaatgaaaaagtattgctttttatgctaagagtattactttttattatgaatatcgataggattgacatgtctcacagataaagattcgtaagaccgtctcacaaaaaaaccTATTCATCATACTATTACATAAATAATACTGGGGATCTTTCATTTATGGGCTCTGAGACGACAACCTCTCCTGAAGTACGGACCTGACTATCAGATGGGTTAATTGTACTTATCTATATTGCAAAGTAATCTTCCTTAAACTTAAGACCATTGACCGCACCTTGCTACCTTACATTTTATCCATCTTTGAAAAACCTTTTTGAACTTTACAATAATTGCTAATTATCCATTCTATCTGTATCATATTATTGACAATAATTTTCTTAgcagtaattttttatgttcgtTTTAAACGAATgaactaaatatattatttttttcctacACATTTTAGGGTTAAAATTTTaggtgtatacagataaaaataTCCTAagattgtatatattttaaataaaaagtatgtgtatatatttattcGAATAGAAACAATTAAAACTCGAACTCGATTTTTAAGCTCGGTGAAGTCAAAAGGATTGAATTTTCAAGGACGGAAAATACAACATGGGCTATAAATGTAGATTGACATCACTCGTGCTTTAGAACCTATGATGGGCTTTTTCATTGGGCCATTGAATAAAAAAAGGTTCCGCGCGCCAAAAATTGTTCCATCCGCGCAAAAAATTCAAACCTTTTTGCCAAGTACGCTACTGATGATACCTGTGCCAGCGTGGCGATCCGCGTCTCGTTACATCAACCAATGGGATTGCGTTGGTCTGCTGTCACCTGTTCTATATAAATCCCTTGTATCGACTACTAATCTACGCTTCGAATTTCATCGCCTCCGAATTCGATTGTTGGGAAGTTTTAGGGTTCCTGAATCAGATGAGTTCTACCGCAGCAGCCACCAGCAAGGGCGGCCGGGGCAAGCCCAAGGCCTCCAAGTCCGTCTCTCGTTCATCGAAAGCTGGCCTCCAGTTCCCCGTCGGCAGAATCGCTAGGTTTCTCAAGGCTGGAAAGTACGCCGAGCGTGTCGGCGCCGGTGCTCCTGTTTATCTCTCCGCCGTGCTTGAATACCTAGCTGCTGAGgtagcattttttttattattcactttttaaaattcattttggTCTTCGAGTTTGGTTTCTAGATCGATTCGTTCGGTTGATGGATTTTGGTTTTTCTTTCGGTTTAGGTTTTGGAACTTGCGGGGAATGCGGCGAGGGACAACAAGAAGAATAGAATTGTGCCGAGGCACATACAATTGGCTGTCAGAAATGACGAGGAATTGAGCAAGCTTCTGGGGAGTGTGACCATTGCGAACGGCGGTGTTTTGCCCAATATTCATCAGAATCTCTTGCCGAAGAAGGCTGGGGGACGAGAGAAAGAGATTGGGTCTGCGTCTCAAGAATTTTAGGACTTTGTTTTGCGTTTGGGTGTTTATTTAGACTGCGGGATATACATTTCTGTTTAAGTAATATGGATCCATGGTTGTCTGTGAAATTGGGTCCATGCAAGGCTCCGACTTTTGATTTGGTTTAATACAATGTTAATGCTATATTGGGTATGtgtcaatttatttttaaattgattgGATTTTTG encodes the following:
- the LOC140978714 gene encoding histone H2AX, with the translated sequence MSSTAAATSKGGRGKPKASKSVSRSSKAGLQFPVGRIARFLKAGKYAERVGAGAPVYLSAVLEYLAAEVLELAGNAARDNKKNRIVPRHIQLAVRNDEELSKLLGSVTIANGGVLPNIHQNLLPKKAGGREKEIGSASQEF